The Urbifossiella limnaea genome has a window encoding:
- a CDS encoding DUF488 domain-containing protein, which translates to MIVEMLRQAGRPVTKLELVKWAFVLSRETPARGGASFYEFLPYHFGPYSFSLQRELDTLVAEGVIAATEKTWACEDQRHRTDLPQAIKNDIRYIVGRFQNWSSGEVIDYVYRTYPAYTVNSKRERLAERKVAVPAVYTAGYEGLQIDGFLDLLVQSGIRRLIDVRNNPVARRFGFHKSTLDRLCGHLGIEYVHIPELGIVSEERRNLNTMSEFDQLFDVYERTILTTQRLAVERVGELMTGTASVLVCMEAEACRCHRSRLGAEVSRRTKLPIKHLRGTR; encoded by the coding sequence ATGATCGTCGAGATGCTCCGTCAAGCCGGTCGCCCCGTGACGAAGCTGGAACTCGTGAAATGGGCGTTCGTACTGTCTCGGGAAACTCCCGCCCGCGGGGGGGCCTCGTTTTACGAATTTCTGCCCTATCACTTTGGCCCTTACTCGTTTTCGCTCCAGCGGGAGCTCGACACACTCGTTGCTGAAGGCGTAATCGCTGCGACCGAAAAGACCTGGGCGTGCGAAGATCAACGACACCGCACCGACTTGCCACAAGCCATCAAAAACGACATCCGCTACATCGTTGGTCGGTTTCAGAACTGGTCGTCCGGCGAAGTCATCGACTACGTCTACCGCACGTACCCTGCCTACACCGTGAACAGCAAGCGTGAAAGACTCGCCGAGCGAAAAGTCGCCGTACCCGCGGTATACACCGCCGGCTATGAAGGATTGCAGATCGACGGGTTCTTGGATCTCCTCGTTCAGTCGGGTATTCGCCGCCTCATCGACGTACGCAACAATCCGGTGGCGCGGCGCTTTGGGTTCCATAAGTCGACGCTGGACCGACTCTGTGGCCATCTGGGCATCGAGTACGTCCACATCCCCGAGCTAGGAATCGTCTCCGAGGAGCGGAGAAATCTTAACACGATGTCCGAGTTTGATCAGCTATTCGATGTCTACGAGCGAACGATTTTGACGACTCAACGCCTGGCAGTGGAGCGTGTCGGCGAACTGATGACCGGAACTGCAAGCGTGTTGGTTTGCATGGAAGCAGAAGCATGCCGTTGTCACCGAAGCCGTCTAGGAGCCGAGGTGTCACGCCGCACGAAACTGCCCATCAAGCACCTGCGGGGCACACGATGA
- a CDS encoding class I SAM-dependent DNA methyltransferase, which translates to MTTQDIVAKLWNLCNILRDDGVHYSHYVTELTYLLFLKMLKETGQESLLPAGYRWDDLKGKDGIEQFNFYRSLLVHLGNEGRGRVQEVFANSSTHLRQPKDLAKLVTDLDGLDWYDAKSDPDGLGKLYEGLLEKNAAEKKSGAGQYFTPRPLIQCIVELVKPKAGEVVQDPAAGTGGFLIAAHEYVKKHTGDLFDLSEKQANFQRKQAYVGLELVQETHRLLLMNAMLHGIESPITLGDALGDAGAKLPRADVILTNPPFGTKKGGGLPTRPDLTYATSNKQLAFLQHIYRNLKPGGRAAVVLPDNVLFEDGTGVEVRRDLMNKCDLHTVLRLPTGIFYAQGVKTNVLFFRKGETKDTGNTKAVWVFDLRTNMPQFGKRTPLTPATFKDFEHAFGTDPHGQSRRKDQGEEGRFRKFTREQIAARSDNLDITWLRDENATNAADLPPPDEIAARITARLKTALQEMDKLTAAVGGEA; encoded by the coding sequence ATGACCACTCAAGACATCGTCGCCAAGCTGTGGAACCTGTGCAACATCCTCCGGGATGACGGGGTCCACTACTCCCACTACGTCACCGAATTAACGTACTTGCTCTTCCTGAAGATGCTCAAGGAGACGGGGCAGGAGTCGCTCCTGCCGGCCGGCTACCGCTGGGACGACCTCAAGGGCAAGGACGGCATCGAGCAGTTCAACTTCTACCGCTCGCTCCTGGTCCACCTCGGCAACGAGGGCCGCGGGCGGGTGCAGGAGGTGTTCGCCAACTCGTCCACGCACCTGCGGCAGCCGAAGGATCTCGCCAAGCTCGTCACCGACCTCGACGGCCTCGACTGGTACGACGCGAAGTCCGACCCGGACGGGCTCGGCAAGCTGTACGAGGGACTGCTGGAGAAGAACGCCGCCGAGAAGAAGAGCGGAGCCGGGCAGTATTTCACGCCCCGGCCGCTCATCCAGTGTATCGTTGAGTTGGTGAAGCCGAAGGCGGGCGAGGTGGTCCAAGACCCGGCCGCGGGCACCGGCGGGTTCCTCATCGCCGCCCACGAGTACGTCAAGAAGCACACCGGCGACCTCTTCGACCTGAGCGAGAAGCAGGCGAACTTCCAGCGCAAGCAAGCCTACGTCGGCCTCGAACTGGTGCAGGAGACGCACCGCCTGCTGCTGATGAACGCGATGCTGCACGGCATCGAGAGCCCGATCACGCTCGGCGACGCCCTCGGCGACGCCGGGGCCAAGCTCCCCCGGGCCGATGTCATCCTGACCAACCCGCCGTTTGGCACCAAGAAGGGCGGCGGGCTGCCCACGCGGCCCGACCTCACCTACGCCACCAGCAACAAGCAGCTCGCCTTCCTCCAGCACATCTACCGCAACCTGAAGCCCGGCGGGCGGGCCGCGGTGGTGCTGCCGGATAACGTGCTGTTCGAGGACGGCACCGGCGTCGAGGTCCGCCGCGATCTCATGAACAAGTGCGACCTGCACACCGTCCTGCGGCTGCCGACCGGCATCTTCTACGCCCAGGGGGTGAAAACGAACGTCCTGTTCTTCCGCAAGGGCGAGACGAAGGACACGGGCAACACGAAGGCCGTGTGGGTGTTCGACCTGCGGACCAACATGCCGCAGTTCGGCAAGCGGACGCCGCTGACGCCGGCCACATTCAAGGACTTCGAGCACGCATTCGGCACCGACCCGCACGGCCAGAGCAGGCGGAAGGACCAGGGCGAGGAGGGGCGGTTCCGCAAGTTCACCCGCGAGCAGATCGCTGCCCGCTCCGACAACCTCGACATCACCTGGCTGCGGGACGAGAACGCCACCAATGCCGCCGACCTGCCCCCGCCGGACGAGATCGCCGCCCGCATCACCGCAAGGCTGAAGACGGCGTTGCAGGAGATGGACAAGCTCACCGCCGCGGTCGGGGGTGAGGCATGA